In the Colias croceus chromosome 1, ilColCroc2.1 genome, ccTACAACAATGGACCAGGTAGCTCGATCTAGCGTGTTAACAACTCTtaactaattagtaattactttGTTTTGCGCGtaataaatgcaaaaacatctaatatttttaagccaTTCACTAATAAACAACACACCGCAAATAACAAAATCAAGGAACCTAAAAGACTGTGACTGTGACAAGTAATATAAtctagttatattttataataaattgtaaccGTTTACGTACTCTACAGGAATATAATTCCTGTAGAGTACGTAAACTTCAAACACAGATTATTTGAGTAgataagttataatataaactgtaccttaaaaaatataaacctaGGCATGCCTTTTagttaaattacattttctatGATTTGAGTAATATGAATGCTTAGAAAATGAGTTTAAAAAacctttaaatattcattaaaacacaaaatactTTGCTGCATGAAtcatcaaaattttaaaatgcagCCTTACTACGGTATCGCGAAATATTCACTTTAGTTTGGTGAGGAATGACTGAGACGGATTTGGTCACAAAGAAGGAACATTAAGCCGTCTGCCGCTGTAATCCAGCTAAATCCGGTAATTAAAAACTTACGCTGACcaaattttaaagcatttaatattttttctttgggTTGAGCAAGGTTTAATAATCACTTAAATGTCATTGTATTGACacgcaatattaaaattgttataagtatgtacctaggtattataattacctacaGAATTACTGATTCCGTAAGATCACTACATagcataaaacaaagtcgctttctctgtccctatgtccctctgtatgcttaaatctttaaaactatgcaacggattttgatgcggttttttttaatagatagagtgattcaagaggaaggttttagtatataatttagtcaaagcgggcgaagctgcgggcggtacgctagttataaatataattatgatatgggtaatatttttatgagatTTATTACAAGATAAGTACCTATcaattatcaaaaaaaatacatgaagACTACTAAAGACTTCTAATGTTTCTTTTCTATAACAACACATTTTGATCATTCGACAGATAGAAGTTATTAAAAGTAATGTAATGCCTTCTATTGTGATATTATTTTCAGTTAGCAAGGTGTAATAAGAAATTATCAAGCGTTGTCCTGAAATAGTTTAAGTTTCGAGATTAGACGAGATTAGAGGGTGGTGGGTAGCTCATCAATCAAAGTACTTAGACACGCTCTGCGATCCTTAGCAATTCCTATTAACGACGTTGGACTTGCTTACTTACTTTCGCTAGAGACTTTTGGTAAGAATTTCATCTTGAAATTACTAGCATCATTGTTTGGATTTTAGTAAAATGTCAAGATTTTATTCAACCCGAATCTTTCGTGTAGCAAgactaataaaaatgaaaaagctATTTCGTGTATTGACATTGGAGAGGCAAATCTATAGGCGATTTGGATATAACATAGAGAAGACGGCTTCTCTAACTAGTAATGACATAGACaatagaaaaatttaaatttttcgtagaaacgaataattaaataagtatacaAGTTAGTACAAGTTAGTATACATCCATCTAtttggaaaaataatttatgaaaagaaTCAATTCctcttcataaaaaaatatttttttattcgtacCTGAGTACACTGCACCCTACACAAGCATATGGGGACACAATtaccaatatttaaaagatGTAAATGATAATATGTTCAACCTAACTCATTCATATGGTCTAGTCGCTTTTTTGGATCAACTGCCTACTTTCAGGGCATTATCATTAtcactttataatataaagtaggtactacATCTACCAACTAACACTAATCTCACAGCTAATCTTGCATTATATCTTCAAAACCCTTTGGTTCTTAAACCAAACATTGATATTTATGCTCTGATTTAGATtttgaaacataaattatgGTAATACAGACAAGATCAGGTACATGTCTGCTATAGCCTACTAAATCATTCTAAAGCGATGTCCATCTAAGGAAAACAAACCACAGACGTCTACCCGCATTTAACTAAttctaaactcaaactcaGAAAGCAATTCTACGACGTGGTTACATTGAAATTacatattgaataatttataacgtACCCTCTCGGTAGTAAAGCAATAtctagtaataaattataataatacatccATAAACATTGCTTCTCTCTATTTATTCTTCTTATATAGGTACCTTTCTACCAATtgtatgtaaaaactaaaaagtaaatCCATTGTCTGCAGCtaacctaaatattttatcatgatTAGCATTGAACATGTTCCTCAtagaaatactttaaaaataacgaagTTCTATTTGAAAGGGTAATTAATACCTATTAATACCCGAAGTTATACCTTTCGGGTATGTAggttataggtacataattatatacctatacctatCTGACATTTTACTGATTAGGTATATTGATATTGAATCggaagattataaataaaaattgtcactactaggtacctatacattGTTCTGGAAACTTAAACAAGTAGGTAATTCAAGTCAAACGTTACgtgatgaattttaaaattatcttttatatcaatattttcttttattggtCTTGCtctgatttttataaatataagtcACCTATAAAGGTGTAGACATTAAACCTTTACTACGCAAGAAAATTACCTTATTCTACACGGTCTATTAAGCGAAAGCAACACAGAAATGAGGCATGTCCCATAAAAGCAGTGATACAAAAAAagcttgtaaaaataattttatgtttcacCTACATTAATCGACAAAAGGgacataaaaaatatggttcataaaatttactaagcagtaacattttttctaaCAGAAAATATCTAGTCAATTAAACGAAACACACcgtgttatattattatgaatataaaatgtttttttttataccatttactagctttccacccgcggctccGCCTGCGTAACATGTAGTCGAAGGGAAACCTACATATTTGCCGTTACCGTGGgattcccgggataaaaactattctaTGTCTCAGGATTCTCTTCTTCACGCTTAACAACTCTAACCCAACTAGGTAAATTAGgtcgattttaatgaaatttggtacaaatGTTTGTTATACCTTATACCGCGGACCGCTGATTGCCGGCTGCCCATTGATTATTATCTTActtgaatttccatacatatgacaagcgcgactgacgtacgcactgatggtcggtcaagctctgcaaccagccttatacCTCATACCTGCCAACCTAACCGTTTGTCTcggtaaatattagaaaacgactatgactgCACATTCTGTAGGTTTCATACTTTAAgtctattatatttcttttaattcattaaaaatgtcctgTCCAGGAAGTTCCCAGtaaacccatttttaatacattttatattagactaaatttattataaaattggtctcattctattatcacacCGGTGAAGGTCGACTTGTGTTCGGATCTTCTACTATTAAGGGCAATACAATAAAAGTATAGTAAAATGGcagttatcattttattcacCGGGGTCGGCGAattggtaggtacctacacctaatttttttgcattttcttATGTACAGTGAAACCTGGTTAAGTGAGACATCAAGGGACCTGCAATGTCGTTTCACTTATAGGGGTATTCCACTTACCCAGTGTCTCAGATAtacaggtataaataaatatctgtctCATTTACAGAGGGTTTCATTAATTAACTTCAGTTTTTCACGTAATGATAACGATTGTAGCTTTcgttttgacatttttcaaataaaaatttgtatgaTAGTAAAGCGAAACTAAAAGTGTAGGTAATTGAAGCTCAAAATTTATACTTACGTACCTACTTGGAATTACGTGTGGAATAAGAATGAGTAAGTATACAAACAATGTTATCTCTGTTACAGAGGtttatgcatataaaatttactcgCTGTCTCAGTTAAAGAGGTAACTACTTATGATGATAAACCGAAAGAACAAATCCCAGATATAGAGGTTTACCTCGTCCCACTAACACAGGTAATTCAGTGCCAATGTGTTGGGACCTCAGCATGAGTTCCAGTTATGGAGATTTCCCACTTATCCAGGTCCCACTTATGACTTAAcgaaatgtatataaaaatgtatttcgcCATATAGATTTACAAAGGAATATACTTATAAACTATGCAaattaaattacctatattatgtagatgatcaataattaaaattcaatccTCTGCTCCAGCTACTCCTGTTTTTTGTAAATTCCCGCGCTTTTTTCaacaagtacctacctatattgtCAATGGtcagtaagttttttttatggaGTGAAGACTTTGATTGCTGGGATTGCTGGCGACCTACAATTCTGAACGTTGGAATTGTTGCCAGTTGCTTGCCGGTTTATAAAATACTCCAttcttctaaaaatatattcacattCTATTCAAATTAACCTAACTCCATAAAACAAAACCTTTCAAGTAACGTTGTAAAAGCGATATAATATGGaatggttattttataaattagctACTTTAttcagtataatattatcaccactaaaaacttactaaaaacaatattgtattattaattcatatacaatatacattgtCTATACCAATAAGAAttatttgtaagtacatacataaattttaattcgtaatattaattataattttattttcgaaATTACTAGCAGGAGAAATGGTAAGCATAAGGCAACCCAGGTGTATGTGATTCATCCTTGGATTCATCATTCGCTATGATTGTATTGTGTTGTgttcttgtgataataaaccTACTGACAGTCTATTTCAAATAAAGttgttttagaaataaattaatttaatttaattaggcaCGAGTGTTCAtttgtgaaattttaaaatacataatgtgGGACCCTACACATGTTCAAGTAACAGTACAAAGAGCTCGTAACTTACTAATAAAAGGTAAGAACGGTACAAATAACTGTTTTGTTACCATCTCTTTGGGTAAGGAAAAATTTCAAACTTCTGTTAAAATCAAGTCGACTGAAAACGTTGAGTGGTTCGAAGAATGTGAATTGCATATACCTACACAGGGAAATACTGccgaaattgttttaaaagtcTATTGCGAAGATTTAATCAAAGACCATTTATTGGGTCAAATTTCGATTCCGTTAAAGGACCTAGATGTCTATGAACGTGCGAGAAACCGATGGTATCCCCTACGGGGAAAGCCTGGAAAGGAAGATAAGAACAGAGGTGAATTGGAAGTTAAAGTAGCATTCATTGTTAAAGAAGGCAGTTTGAAAGATCTTTCAAAAAAAGATAAACACAAATCTTCATTATCAAGTCTCGCTCAGAATGTTGGAGGTAGTCTTATGAGCATTGGAAGTATTGAAAAacgaaaaagtataaaaaaattagcaaaaaatttAGGTTCGAAAATGAATCTTACTAAAAAGGATAAGAAAAACGATTCATCTTCTCTGGGTGGTAGTGTTGGTAACCTAAGAAGTTCTATGTTATCTACACCAGACACTTCCACACCTAAAAGATCCTCAGGAGAAGCCGATCCCGGAGTTATAAGTGAAGATGAGGATGAATTTGCATTTGATGATCTGTCCCATAAAAGTTCAGGCAGTTCACTAAATGTGCAAACTTCATACATGCCACGAATAGCCAAATATACACCTTCCCCAGTAAATGCTTCACTTGAAAATTTAGGAGGAGGAGAATTTCTTCGAAGATCTACCAGCAGTACATTAGCAACAACAGAAAAATCTACCCCTCTCAAACCTGTGCGTCTCAGTCTCGACACATTCACTCCTCCACAGTTGCCTGTTCAGGGCCTAGACAAAAATGATGAATGGTCTCAAAAATTAGTACCCCGCAAATCCATGAGTCAATTGGCAATCGATAGGGAAAAGTCATCAAGTCTTGAGAGGAACAAAAAATTAGACAGTCCTAATTCATTGAAAGAAAAGCCAAGCCCTAAGTTTTTCAAAAAGTTTGGAAACAATAATAAACCTAAAAAATTGCTAGAGGAACGTATCATTGTTGGTGAGGAAAATATAGTGGAAGAAGATGCTATTAATCCTGCATACAATAACATCCCTAAGACAATCTTGCAACAATTTGAAGGGATGCCACGTGAGGATTTGatagtattaatttataatttgcaaAAGGATGTTGAAtcagaaaaaaagaaaaacaaggATCTTGAGAATTATTTAGATGATTTATTGCTGAGAGTAATGGAAACAACACcaagaattttacaaaatccATATGTTCGCAATAACAGTATGcatataagaaataagtaatatataaatcataaaatagtataaatcATTGTTGGAAGTAAGTTTTTTCAACACAGAAAATGTGACATTTTTGAAGTAAATTATGAGTATTACCaacaatgataaataaaattacaaatacttaatacaatatatatgttacattcttgataaataagaatatttatagttttatctaaaaaaataattcattacaatattgcGTCCGAAACAGTGccttaaagattttataattctGTGATAAAATTCACATTCAGGGATTATCAGTTGAATCTTTATTTACACAAATATTGTTATATGATTCTCTGTTATTGTTTTAGTAACTATGTATAATAAGGTATTCTATTGGTCTATGATAATATCACTGTTATTAAACAACagttattgttatttagatagtattgtttatagaattaataagcatattttcttctttGAAGGTATTGTTTGCGTGCCAAAAACAGTCAtctactaaaattaaaaataaaggccATATCAAACTGATTATAAGATTGTACAATCtgtttacttaaaatttacactGTCATATTGGAAATCTTTTTGATGATttgtgataattattatattttgatatattttaattatacatacctacttgcAAAAAATCTTTTCAAGAGGCACCAGGCATAAAGCATCTAATGAAagtaaagtattattattgttaagtgaaataaatacatatattttaaaatcatctaTTCAGATTGTGCTGTTTCTTTTCCTtataaattgacaaaaatTCACTAATTGTAAggcaaattatttattattagccATTTATGGTTAGTTgcttttttaacaaaaatattttattattttaaattaaaatctgtCAATTTATAAgctaaaaaagttaaataagtataaagaGTTTACCACAATAccaataggtaaataaataatatgtaaattttggaaataaaaactttaccATAACTTAATTCATTGACTTATAAGTATCATATTTTccacttttaaaattatgctaCTGCTCCCCCAGTATAACTAactaattaattgtattttattataaacacaaaagATTGATATGTATTCAGAATCCCAATGTCatttatattaagtttataaaaatattaaatactaaaaccaTGTTTGAAAATAAGTGCAAATATACTTGGGTACATTCCCTTGTGCAATGAGATTAGTTTTAAGGGATACATAAACAAttagaatattataacaattattgtcttgtgcaaatatatttattactaatgttaattaaatatttataaagatgaatGCTTGCTAAGTAAACACATGTATTGAACTCTCTACACTGACATTCATCTTTGTTGATATTTCAAATGATTTACTCATtaccttattaattattaagttgaTTTAATTTCACAGTTGTGAATatgctttattttcaaattatttcttttagtatatacctactttaaagCATAACTAATGTTAAAActttaactataattattatagcatTACATACATACCCATTAACATTTATGTTAAAGTATCAGGAGATACTGTATTCTCTTTTTATTAGAACTATCTAAAAAGTGTAAGAGAATATTAAGTTCTACCTGATAAAATGTATAGTAACTTCATTCATATAATAGTGAAAAAAAGGATTGTGTGCTTTCTATTGTTGTAAAATTtgaatgattaaaataaacaatttttttaaccaaATACTTTATTTGTATATCATGTAAAGTACATAAGTATTACTTATGACGGCGGCTTTTAACTTGCACAGTAGGTTGAACTGATGTTGCATAGGTCTTCTGTGATAACTTATTCATGTAGTAAATAGTCATGAGagaaaaaatcaaactgaaaaaagtaaaaattttgatattaatatttaaaacaaaacatgtcAATTGTGATAGCTATTTTAATAGTACAgtatatatacaaaaaataataattcaaagcTACCTTAGCTTTGGGTAGTTTTTGATGAGATTTGGGTAGTTTTTGTATGAGATTACAAATTATGATCCAAATGATAACATTTATTCTGGAATTAGACTGATTTTTGTAAATTCTATATGGCAGAACTACCTCTATAATCAGAAAATTACTGTTTATGTTAATTAGAGAATTATACCAGTATACCTACAGACTAATAATGAAGTTTATTCTAATTAGAgagaagaatattataaagcaaatttgaaatatactcaaataatgttttcataattaattaagagTTCAAAAACATTTCACACAATATTATGCAAAGCTTGtaacatcataaaatataaacacaaaagATCCAAAGGaagtttttacataaaaacaattagtataaaaactaaaaacttaCCAAGTTGTAAAACAAATTCGGTGAACCATTCCTGCTGCTATTAAAGATATAGCCATGGACAAAACAATCTCTGGTAATTTCAATTGAAAGTTTTTTCCAAACAATGTGGCTTCTAGATTTCCTACTGCCTGTAGTTTTGTTTaggaaaaaatgttgtataatAAGTAGACATTATTACAAAtccatttatataataactagctgtgttCAAGGTTtaacccgcattgctccgctcctgttggtcttagcataattatatatagcctataaccttccttgataaatgggctatctaacaccagaaagaaatttttcaaattggaccagcagttcctgagattagcgcattcaaagaaacattttcttcagctttataatattatagtatagaagtatataCCTATCTTTTTAAGTATGTATGAGTatcctattataataataataaacttctGAAGATTGCGGTTTaccaaagaaataatattgttgtttaatattttaattactgaataaataatgggaaactaaaaataaacacataagTACCAATGATAGAAGaatcaaacataataaataaaggcAATAGATCCAatgaaattaacaatattatgactaagtaaatataattaatttatttggaaaaaaa is a window encoding:
- the LOC123693570 gene encoding protein KRTCAP2 homolog, with amino-acid sequence MAVNSATSFVLSSILTLLIFSGMQMYKPILVKSPITIIFGGYLGSLMFMFFVTAVGNLEATLFGKNFQLKLPEIVLSMAISLIAAGMVHRICFTTCLIFSLMTIYYMNKLSQKTYATSVQPTVQVKSRRHK
- the LOC123693339 gene encoding rab11 family-interacting protein 2 → MWDPTHVQVTVQRARNLLIKGKNGTNNCFVTISLGKEKFQTSVKIKSTENVEWFEECELHIPTQGNTAEIVLKVYCEDLIKDHLLGQISIPLKDLDVYERARNRWYPLRGKPGKEDKNRGELEVKVAFIVKEGSLKDLSKKDKHKSSLSSLAQNVGGSLMSIGSIEKRKSIKKLAKNLGSKMNLTKKDKKNDSSSLGGSVGNLRSSMLSTPDTSTPKRSSGEADPGVISEDEDEFAFDDLSHKSSGSSLNVQTSYMPRIAKYTPSPVNASLENLGGGEFLRRSTSSTLATTEKSTPLKPVRLSLDTFTPPQLPVQGLDKNDEWSQKLVPRKSMSQLAIDREKSSSLERNKKLDSPNSLKEKPSPKFFKKFGNNNKPKKLLEERIIVGEENIVEEDAINPAYNNIPKTILQQFEGMPREDLIVLIYNLQKDVESEKKKNKDLENYLDDLLLRVMETTPRILQNPYVRNNSMHIRNK